From the genome of Ziziphus jujuba cultivar Dongzao chromosome 6, ASM3175591v1, one region includes:
- the LOC107430647 gene encoding uncharacterized protein LOC107430647 produces MDQTGKTLIIVFFSLFGALVVIALLCRLFFGGRTWVGYGGGSGGGGGILHHHHHGGGTAASTFGGAGGDFGGGAVGGGGGCGGGGGGGGGGGGAERTWVGFGGGSGATGGGIWAGGGGGVDNVDGGNYDGGADYTIGIGGSGGGGDYGGGGGGGGFGGGGDYGGGGGGGGICT; encoded by the exons ATGGACCAAACCGGGAAAACACTTATCATAGTTTTCTTTTCGCTATTCGGTGCACTCGTCGTTATTGCTTTGTTATGTCGTCTCTTCTTCGGAGGACGCACCTGGGTTGGTTACGGTGgtggtagtggtggtggtggaggtatacttcatcatcatcatcatggtgGAGGGACAGCTGCTTCGACCTTTGGAGGTGCTGGAGGCGATTTTGGTGGTGGAGCCgttggaggaggaggaggttgTGGTGGGGGCGGCGGTGGCGGTGGCGGTGGAGGCGGAG CTGAACGCACATGGGTTGGATTTGGTGGAGGTAGTGGAGCAACAGGTGGCGGAATTTGGGCTGGTGGAGGTGGTGGAGTAGATAATGTTGACGGAGGAAATTATGATGGTGGAGCGGATTATACCATTGGAATAGGAGGTTCCGGCGGTGGAGGCGATTATGGTGGCGGAGGGGGAGGAGGAGGTTTTGGTGGTGGAGGCGATTatggtggaggaggaggaggaggag GCATTTGTACGTAG